The genomic DNA TTTTAGATGCAGTCATTCTATTTCTGTCATGATATCATCAAACTAGGCCATAATGACTTTAATTCAGTAGCTGACTATGATTACAATATCATGTATGTATCTAATCTTACTTGCTTATTTTGAATGGTCAGAGTTAGTTACTTGAACATGTGCTTACAATGGAGTCAAGCTTCAAAAATATGTGACCTAAGTTCAAAAGCTTGAGAAGATTTGAACGATCGGATAACAAAACGAATTGGAGATGATTCGATAAAACGAATCATGAGTTCAAGCCTTTGTTTGTTCAAAGGCTAAACAaatcataattttattaatatttttttttaaaggatccttcaaatttttttattaatgttattcGGTGTGATGTATGCACAAAtaatatgtctttttttttttttaggggacaaATAATATGACTTATATTCAATGGACAAATTAGTCGATAATGacattttgcaattttttttttgacaaaagtgaCATTTTACAATTAACATGCCACAACATaatatgacctttttttttttttagggaacaaaTAATATGACTTATATTCAATGGACAAATTAGTCGATAatgacattttatatttttttttttacagaagtgACATTTTACAATTAACATGCCACAACATAATTtctaaagataaaaattaatataaagaccattttgaatcatattttacaattttcagGAGGTATTTGtaaattcaaaaaaaagaactatTTTGGCACTTGCCTACACTTTTAAGTACTGAATTCCCTATTCAGACtattaatcaaatcaaattcacAACTGTCAATTTTTTTGATGCACTCGCGACAACAATGGTCATtaatcaaaaatcaaatgatcaacatttcaataaaaagttgaattttatttaaatttaataataccaaatttaaaatttagatcGTTCGGATCTCAATCCAATGACCATATTAGTCTTAATAAATGAATGCCTCAAAGAATTGACCGACGACCAATCATGGTTCAACTTTTATCCATATGCATACAAGGAGGGATCACATCTGCCCCATTCACAAGTTTCTCATCGTCACGAAGTCACACATACTTGATCGTTGAATCAAGAACGGTCCATATTTCAACTTtgataattttctattttataaaattaaaaagtgtaTTTGAAATCTACGATGTCCAATCTTGATCCAACAAACTTAAATGCACTAAATGCGTCAAACATTGACCGCAACAACAACTctcatttttaaaagaatagACATGAGTTTGTTGCAGACTTGCAGTCACACATCTATATCTGTTTGATCAAGATCGTACGATTTATatttaaacttaattttttttttaaagtatacaTTAACATTAaatctaatttattttgaatcattagATGAAGATTATAGGGACACTGATGTCTCGACAGCGTGATTGCGAAAAATCTATAATAGTAGCATGAAATTTCATCTCATTTCTAGAAGAAGAGATTCAGAGAAGCGGGAAAACAAACTCACAAAACAATTCCCGCTCCCCTCCTACTCcttttcactttctctctcatccTCTTCCCATTTCCACACTTCACTTCTCACGTTTCTCTCTCCTCCTCCAACCGCCGATCCAAAATGTCTCCGCCGGAACCACCACCGCAACTCGACGATCCAACTCCACTCCTCGAAGACCAATCCTGGCACCTCCTCTCTCTCCTCCTCCAGATCGGCCATCCCGTCGACGCCGAGTATCTATCCCTTCGTTGCCGCTTCTTCAACGCTTCGCCGGATTTCATCCATTACGTTGCTTCACTTCCTGATTCTCCTCTCTCCGTTAACAGTAACGGATTTCTAACTCCTTCCGTTGAAGCTGCTTTGGCCCTGGCTAGGTTTTTCTCATTTCAGTTCCAAAATTCAACTTCGTTTCAATCCCGTAAGCGCAAGTCAATTTGCTCAATCACTGAAGGTAACACGAATTttcagttttatttatttaattgtgtaattatatgttaattttgTGTGTGTTTTGGTAGTTAATTGATATGAGATTTTGATGAAACAGGTGGAAGAGATCCGAAACGGCTTGCAATTGGTGATAAAGTTCCGGAAATTTTCGTCAAGGTATTCTTACTTATTCACTCTTTTGGTGTTAATTTGAACGTTTATGAACTTGATTTAGTTctaggtttttttatttttttttatttttagtgtttaggTGAATATTTGTAGTAGAAACACACTGTTTGGTGTTAATTTCAATGTTTATGAACTTGATTTCggtctagttttttttttgtagtaatTTTTATAGTGTGTTGAGTTAACTATTTAGTTATAGGTTATTTTGTGCATAGAGTCATAATAATTTTGAATATTAATGGACTTGATTGAAATGTGTACTGCCTTTGATAAGTGACACTGACAGTGACATTCACTTGATTTCACTTCTAGATGtttatttgttgataatttATATTGTGTAGGTTAATATTTTGTGCATTATGCACGTAGAATCACATGATTTTGGTGTTACTTTTGAATGTTAATGAACTTGATTGCAGAGTTGTCAAATAGCAACTGCCAACTTACAGTGACTCTACAGCGTAGCGTAATTTAAACCAACCATTATTGTTATGTGATTTTGTACAAAGTGTTGTCGAATAACGGCTATAGTAGGAGTAGGACTATAGCATTGCAGTGTAGCAGAGTTTTAACAAACCGCTATTTTTTGTGCACCACAATTCATAACATTGTTTGATTGGGTTGTGTACTACCTTTAATATGTGACAGTGACAGTGACAGTAAGGTTCACTTGTAGTATTGTTATCATTTTTTTGGCATTTAGAATgatagaaaaaagaaagaaaaatgcaaCCATTTAGTTGGACTCATCATTGTTTGTAAATATCAAATTCTTGTAGTATAATTTGatctcttctatttttcttcaaaagctTGGTAGCAGTGATATGCTATGTCTTTTATTTGTCAACTGTTGTATTTCATGCTGAATTTGGTGTcaagttttgaatattttcaTTTGCTTGCAGAGTTTTGCTGATACTACTGCAGAGGCTTTTATGAGAAGAAATTTCTGTGCAATGAAATTTGAGTCTCGGTTTGTAAATGGTGGGAATTATATGATTCCTATACGTATTGATTCAATTGGAGAGTGTTCAGGTTGTTCAGAACCGAATTTCAAATACAGGGAAGCTGATAATGACGGCATAACAAGCATGGTCAAAGGAGAGATATCTGGCTCTCTTATCAAAGCCAATGAGAGTTTCTTCATTAGTGAAAGTGACTCGAGGAAGCTTGAGGGTCTAGATAGATTCGTGGGACATAATCCCTTTCCTAATCTTGCTCCAACTAGTGTCCAAGATCAATCTTTGTGTAATGATGGTGATGTTGTTGGTATTGGATCAGAGAACAAAATGGATTGCTTTGACTCATTTGGGAATGAATATCCTGAACAAAACATAACCACTATTGTGGATGGTGAAAATGTTTGTCGAAATAATACTTGTAGAGATTCACTACTAGAAtctaatgaaataaataaagaagaGGAAAGAGGTCCAAAGGAAGGATTGGTTAATTATCAGAATGATAGAGAGATGGAAGATGTTGCTCAAAGGGTCGATCCTGTAGCATGCGGAGAAGATCCGGAAGAAGTTTTGGAATTGGAAAAGGGTATAATAAGAGAatctattgaaaaatataaagaggAAAGAGGTTTGAAGGAAGGAATGATTAACTATGACAAAAATAAAGAGATGGAAGATGTTGCTCAGAGGGTCAATCCTGTAGTATGTGGAGAAGAGCCaacaaaagttttggaattgaAAAAGGGCATGCATGTATTAGATTTGGATACAAACAAGACAGTGAGAAAAATGGTGACCCGGTCTACAAATAAAATAGCTCAGTCCTCTTCAAATCCAAAGCAGCTTCTGAAACCTTCTCGCATATTGAAGGGGGGACAGAAAAATGATCTACACTCAAAGCCTCAAATTCTAACCGAGTCACTAGCCTGTAACAAATTTGATAatgttccaaaaaaaattgatcaaggTAATGATCAGAACATTATTGAAGGTGATGAAGGTAAGGATCAGAACGTGGTGACCCAGTCTACCAATAAAGTAGCCCAGCCCTCTTCAAATCCAAAGCAGCTTTTGAAATCTTCTCGCATGTTGAAGGATGGACAGAAAAATGATCTACACTCGAAGACTCAAATTCTAACCGAGTCACTAGCCTTTAACAAATCTGATAatgttccaaaaaaaattgatcaaggTCATGATCAGAgtattatttcaaaaaacaaactaaaacaaagtCGTAAAGAAAACGCGGCAGAAGATAACTTCATGACTTCTAAGGTGAGTTCTTTCTGTTAACATATTTGATTCAATATAACTTATAATGTTCTGTAAATCATTTTGGCTATCTGCCTGAGATGTATTATACATGTGATGTTATccattttggttattttgttgAATCAGGTGGAGAAAAAAACATTTCCATCTTTTGAATCTTTTATaatagaggaagaagaaggttcAGGTATTAGTATTAGGACTTTGTTTTTCATCAAATTCCAAACTGATAAAACAAATCCCTACTAAAATTGCGTTGATATTTCTTTAGGTGGTTATGGCATTGTTTACCGTGCTCATAGAACAGCTGATGGAAAAAGACTTGCTATAAAATGTAAGTAACGCCTATCTTTTATGTTAAACATGTATCTACTGTTCCTGAAGTGTTATGCTAAGAAAATGGAAAGGAATAGGGTCAAGGCTCAAGGGTCCTTTATTTGTACTCTACTGGAAAACGAAACTGCTTATTTGTAATCAAGAATCCAGTTACTTGCATCCTTTTTCctacttaaaatataaaactgGAAACAATTCTTTGTTTGTAACAGAGTTGTTAAATAATGTCTATAGCGGCACTATACCGCTATTtcgtagcagaatttgaacaaattgctatTGTTCCTTGATACACTATTTAGTACAATATATTGTGAAATAGCGGCTATAGCGATTGTATAGCACTGTTGCATAGCATGATAtgaacaaaccactattttctATTATCTGCAATTGACAACATTTCGGtgtaattgattttaaaaagcTGATCTTGATGCTACAATTTGTACATGTAATTTTACAGGTCCTCATAGCAATGCTCATAAAAACCATGTAAATAATGAGCGGAATATGCTTGAGCGTTTTGGGTAAGTATTGACTTATgatcctatatttttttttaactatgatGCATGCTGCTTATTGTTCTTTAACTTTTCATGATTCAGGGGTAAAAACTGTATTATAAAGTTTGAAGGTTCTTTCAAAAGTGGCAACAGTGACTGCTTTGTTTTAGAACATGTTGAGCATGAGAGACCTGAGGTAATTGTTGAAATTGTGTGTAATTTAAATTTTCCTTCGTGTGAAAAAATAACTGTTGTTGGTTTAAGAGCTTTCACCATTTTGATTTGATCAACGAATCAATCTTCAGGAGATATATTTCCCTTTCAACCTCTTTTAATATTAAGCTAATTTGCTCATAAGACCCCATCCTTTCTCTGGAATTCATCTTTGATGAAGCTAATTTTAGCTTCTCAATTTTTagtttctgcaaaaaagaaattgattttttgtggGAAATGAATTTACCTTTTAGCCATTCTTTACTGTATTGTAGTTTGTAATGAAAATACCACAATGTGTaggttttgaaaaaagaaattgatatcTGTGAGCTTCAGTGGTATGGGTTTTGCATGTTCAAGGCACTTGCGTGCTTGCACAAAGAGGTAATTTTCCCCAGTGCTTATTCTCTTTTACTTTGACTTCACGATAACATACACAATTTTTTGAGAAGTTCAAACTCTTTTATGTAGGGAGTCGTACACAGAGATGTTAAACCTGGAAACTTCCTTTTCTCTCGAAAGCTAAAGAAAGGCTACCTTATTGACTTCAACCTTGCCATGGTTCGGTTGCTTCTCTTGCTTCTTAAATGAGTTTTGATTGTGATTATTTCCAAATATAATCTGGTATATTGTTGTATTTCTTTTCAGGATTTAAAGCAAAAGTACAACATCGGAAGTAAGCCTCATAATTCTGACCTATTTGGCTACTTACTTGTATATTAATGTCAGGCAATAAGCCTAATATCCTCccagaagaaaagaaacacaTTTTGCTTGCTTTTGCATGCATCATTCAATTAATCCTTAGTTCACTTTGCTAAGTTTTATGAAATGCGGTCAGAGAAATACTAGGAACACTCTATTTCAAATACTTCCTAACACTCCTTCTCTTATTGGGTGAAACCCATGCGGGTCTCACCATTTTATGTGGGATCCATTTCCAAAGTGTGAAACCCACATGGATCTCACCAAATAAGAATGTGAGTGTTAGAAAGAGTGTCTGTAACACTCCTCAATGCGGTCATCATAAATTCATTATATAATTTGCCTAGTTTCATCAGTTAATTTGTTCATTTACTCAGGTAAATCAAAACCAAGGCTTGATGCATCAAGTAATATTCCTCTCCCTTCTGGTCCTTCCCCAGTGGTCCAAGACAAGAATCTTGGAGGAATCAAGTCTCTAACATCCAATAAAAGGGAATTGCCAGATCTGGCAGATCGTAGGAAATATTATGAAATTCGTAAGCATATGAAAACAAAAGCTGATGCTAGTCATCTGAAAAATTGTCCTGATAAGGCTGTTGCAAATTTACGTAGAGCACAAGGAGCAGATGGCTCGGGTATAACCTCTGCCAGAGATGTTACTAGCACTAAGACTGCTTCTGCCGATAGGCTCCGTGAACCCATACCTTTCAAAGGAAGAAAGGAGCTTATCAGCCTAGTGCAGAATTCTATGCAATGTGCAAACAATAGTTCAATGAAAAGTCCTTCTTCTCAGAGGAAAAGGGTTACTGCTCTTTCAGGCAAGGTAGATGGCAGGACGCTTTATCTTACGCCAATGCCTATACATTCATCTACGGTTGCTTTGGGGTTATTAAGAAGCAAAGGTATGATTCTAAATTCAAAGCTTCTGAGTTCTGAAGAGTGGTATTGCTACCTTTAAGACTGTGCCTTACTAACTGCTATTGTGTTATTCAGGGGACGGAAAACATAAAAGAGAGGGTCCATGTGTTGGAACAAAGGGTTTCCGTGCCCCAGAGGTAAAGTCTTGCTGTCACTTCTATTCACTTGCATTTTTTCTTGCAATTGTAGGTACTATATCTTGTTGATCCAAATATTATCTATAAATTTAATACGTTTGTTTTTTGACTGCATCAAAAATTTAATACTGAATACTGACATAGGAAGTGTTCAATATTAGATGCTTGTAGAAAAGCATCTAACATAACCGTTGGAAATTCTACATTGCTGTGGAGATTGAAATATAGGACTTCCGTGCCGAAAAAGAAATCAATATTTGAATATAGTGATATTGTGTTTTCCTTTTACTTATTTATCTATGGTTTACTACAATCATATAATAAGTTAGTTTCGTGATTATAGTGTGGGTTACTCTATCCATTATTTTAGATATGGTTCAGGTGGGGGGTTCAAATTGTTGTTTCCTGCTGACTGGTGAGACTTATCTATGAGAGTTTGAGTATCACAAGATACCCTTTTCAATCAAACACAATCTGTACAGCCAACTAGATGTCcatgattttaaattaattaatatttccaGATAATTGACCTGGTATATTGTTTCCCCCCTTTTTTGGGCGAAAGTTTTAACTGACCTCCTTCATCTTGGGCAGGGAAGAAAGGGAATATTCATTGTATggtcaaatatttaatttattggtCTTGTATACAGCATTCATGATGTGAAAACTTCATAAAAGCTAAACTGGTGATCTACATAGTATTTAAAATTcttatttgtttcaaaatttgaaatattacaAATGATAGGGAAGTATTAGCTTTCTATAAATTGGTCTTTGGCGGCTTATTGTCATTCAAAGAAAAACACTGCTGAAACCCGTGTGTTCATTACTGAACTGGTTATTACATCACACCTTCAAAATGTATCATTTAAAGTTTATTTCACAGATGCAAAATCACCTTCCTACAATTAATGGATGACTTTATTTTTCCATACTTTTAATTCACggtttcattttttctttaggTTTTGTTCAGGTCTCAGTTTCAGGGACCTAAGGTTGATATTTGGTCGGCTGGAGTCACTCTACTATACATGCTGATTGGGAAAACTTCTTTTCCTGGCGAACCAGAACAGTAAAAATCAACTTCAGATTCATTTGTGATTTTATCTTCCTTTGCCTTTCCGTGCTGACTATGTTTTGGTGCAGGAGTTTAAAAGAAATTGCCAAATTGCGGGGCAGTGAAGAGCTTTGGGAAGTGGCCAAGCTGCATGACCGTGAAACATCCTTTCCAGTggtattccttttttttttttttttttccggcaaCTCTGGTCATTCCTAttaatctttattattttttttgggttacaaTATTAATCCTTATTTGAGAACACCTATAATTAAATagcatgaaaaatgaaaatatccTCCCTCGAGTGAATTAAAACGTTCTTAGTGGggttatgatagaacattatggcgtaattttATCCATGTAGttgaccccacttagtgggataatgcttggttgttgtattattttaataagtttcactcaattatttataaatgattacgttttgtttttgagatttcAAGCACTGTTGAATTCTTTTTACTAGTGTTCTGGATTTTTCACAATAGCCTTGGATAACCATTTTAAGTTTTAAGTCCAGCTCATAATCACAAAATTAACCTGCAAAGTGAGAAATGACTAGACTTTATCTCTAATCAATGCGagacttgaatttttttcaataagaaGTTTGATAAGTTCAGTAGTTtactaggaaaaaaaaatgtcgcTTAGTTGATTCTATTATTGTTTGAAGATGGCGGTTGCTTGCTCAAATTTGGTTTGATCTTAGTTTTTCTCCCATTTGCAATTAACAATAgaaattatgattttaattgCTGTGGCTCTGAATTCAATAAGATGTAGAAGTATACTAAAAGCAGCTCTTATTTCTGAACAAGGTAAATGAAGCTAATGTTTGCTTCCATTGGTTTACAGGAGTTATTTGATGACCGATACTTGCAATCATATGACATAGAAACCTGGTGCAAGACGCACACAAAGAGACCAGAGTTTGTTGATAAAGTCCCGAAATCATTGTTTGATTTAATAGAGAAGTGTCTAACAGTAAACCCAAGGAATAGGATTAGTGTTGAAGATGTTCTCAGGCATGAGTTTTTTGCCTCGTGTAATGACATCATGAGAAAGACAAGGATGCTTCAACGAGGTCTCGGCTTAGAAACTGCAGCAGATTCAAGAGCAGTCTGATATCAGTTTCATGAACTGCAGGTGTTGTATTACAATACTGTTTAACCTGAAGAGGGTCTACAAAAAATAGTGTTTCCATACATTGATAAATGTATATACGACTAATTGCAGAGAAACTGGCACATAATGTAAACTGTGGTTAGTTTAGAACTCAACATTTTTTAAGGAGAACATTTTCTTCGtaaaaatcttatatttttaagaacttGCAGGACCACCGAAACCTGTAATTTCAGCTAGTTGCAACTTCTCTAGTATACCATCTACACCAATCGCAAACCTGACCATTTTTTATGGATCAGATTCTTAGACTTGATTAATAAACCTGGAATTTTAGAACACTGGtgggaaaaaaatgaaatagcaCGTAACTGAATGTATGCAGCTAGGTGGCCGATGCTGTCATAAAAAATCGAAAAGGAGACTGAAAATTACGGTTCCCAAAGACCTATCCACCCTCTTACAAATTCTTTTACAGTGCAATTAAACCCTTCCCACCCTCTTtttcatatggtatgtcatggATTATACTTATTTGCTACCGGCTCTGTTAGATATAAATGATATGTGATCCATTCATATTCACATGAATATCAATTCATGTATTTAGTGGATATCTCAGAATCTGCAGGTATTTCTAGTTGCACATATCtacaaatattataaattatttaaaaaaaatgtattttatgtaaaaaaaaaattaaaaatatgtagAATTTCTATCTCtttttaacaacaacaatatcatgCCAACAATCATagatttttttctccttttacaaCAAAATATCGTTTCTTCATTTGGTCGTAATATAATattctccaacaaaaaaaaattaatatatatattttggtaattttattaatttactaATAAGTACACATGCAGTTAAATCTGCCtccatatttattaattacCAGGTAGTTGAAATATTACTTGTTTACCTTCTTAAAACACCTAaataattgtaacaaaaaaaaaacctaaataattatgtttaaagccgataaaatattccaaattatagattttaaaattatataaaaattgaaatcgtAAGGTTTTGAATGGttgcatttaaatttttaaacctCAAACAAGCAAACCTTCAATATTTTCCAGTTCTCCCTTGTAAATTCCTTTTACATGGTTACTTTTATGGTCATCACATGCAAGCTGCAACTACATAGATTGCATAAACAGTAATTGCCAAAACATGACAAATCAAcattagtgattttttttcagGCTTTTGAGTTTGTTTTATGGTTTATCATACTCAATCCAAAAGTATTGCAATTCAGTATCCAAATACGTCAGCTAAGCCTTGGCAATAAAGCATAAGCaaaatatgatcaaaatgaTAATGGCGATAATCTTTTTTACATGCATTAACTTTTGAACTTCAATGTACTTGTGAATTACGTACAATATTGAATATTCTTTGTAATAACGATCATACTAAACAATTTA from Medicago truncatula cultivar Jemalong A17 chromosome 8, MtrunA17r5.0-ANR, whole genome shotgun sequence includes the following:
- the LOC25500077 gene encoding uncharacterized protein; translated protein: MSPPEPPPQLDDPTPLLEDQSWHLLSLLLQIGHPVDAEYLSLRCRFFNASPDFIHYVASLPDSPLSVNSNGFLTPSVEAALALARFFSFQFQNSTSFQSRKRKSICSITEGGRDPKRLAIGDKVPEIFVKSFADTTAEAFMRRNFCAMKFESRFVNGGNYMIPIRIDSIGECSGCSEPNFKYREADNDGITSMVKGEISGSLIKANESFFISESDSRKLEGLDRFVGHNPFPNLAPTSVQDQSLCNDGDVVGIGSENKMDCFDSFGNEYPEQNITTIVDGENVCRNNTCRDSLLESNEINKEEERGPKEGLVNYQNDREMEDVAQRVDPVACGEDPEEVLELEKGIIRESIEKYKEERGLKEGMINYDKNKEMEDVAQRVNPVVCGEEPTKVLELKKGMHVLDLDTNKTVRKMVTRSTNKIAQSSSNPKQLLKPSRILKGGQKNDLHSKPQILTESLACNKFDNVPKKIDQGNDQNIIEGDEGKDQNVVTQSTNKVAQPSSNPKQLLKSSRMLKDGQKNDLHSKTQILTESLAFNKSDNVPKKIDQGHDQSIISKNKLKQSRKENAAEDNFMTSKVEKKTFPSFESFIIEEEEGSGGYGIVYRAHRTADGKRLAIKCPHSNAHKNHVNNERNMLERFGGKNCIIKFEGSFKSGNSDCFVLEHVEHERPEVLKKEIDICELQWYGFCMFKALACLHKEGVVHRDVKPGNFLFSRKLKKGYLIDFNLAMDLKQKYNIGSKSKPRLDASSNIPLPSGPSPVVQDKNLGGIKSLTSNKRELPDLADRRKYYEIRKHMKTKADASHLKNCPDKAVANLRRAQGADGSGITSARDVTSTKTASADRLREPIPFKGRKELISLVQNSMQCANNSSMKSPSSQRKRVTALSGKVDGRTLYLTPMPIHSSTVALGLLRSKGDGKHKREGPCVGTKGFRAPEVLFRSQFQGPKVDIWSAGVTLLYMLIGKTSFPGEPEQSLKEIAKLRGSEELWEVAKLHDRETSFPVELFDDRYLQSYDIETWCKTHTKRPEFVDKVPKSLFDLIEKCLTVNPRNRISVEDVLRHEFFASCNDIMRKTRMLQRGLGLETAADSRAV